The genome window TGTCGGTTCAGGAAAAGGAACAAGAATTGATAGAACTTCCAGATTTGGAGAAATTGAGAGTTTATGTAGAAGAGGAAATCAATCGGTAATTGGTAATTAGGCAACAAAAGTTTGTAGAGACGTGCTGCTGCAAATACTGAGACGAAGTTTGTCAAAAAAATATAGAGTTTACTCGGTGGGACTGCTGGCAACAATTTATACTGAGTAGCGGTCTCAAACTTAATTTGCCGATCGAGCCGATCGCCGCCGCCTCAAGGGACACAGAGCACCAAGTAAAACTCGACTTTTGAGATCGAGTCGATCGGGTAAACAATCGAACTGACTAATAAGTAAATCCAGCCGAGGTGCAGAGCCTTTCAACAGGATTTAACTACTGTTAAAATAAACCAAAAATCCTGTTTCCGGTAGATAGCCTGCAATCAATTTGAGGGTAATCTAATAACGGGTGGGAAAAAAAGAGAAGTTTAACAGTTGTTCAACTCAAAACTGACAGCACAGGAATCAACCCCCAGAATCAAGCTATCCTGAAAGTTGACCTATGAACCTCAAACAATTTTACAAGCGCGGTTTGCACAGCGCCAAGAAAGGAAACTATGAAGCGGCGATCGACGATTTCGATCGCATACTGCAACTCAATCCCGCCGATGCCAAAGCCTATAACAATCGCGGCTTGGTTTACTATTACATGAAAGACTACCAAAAAGCGATCGCCGACCTCAGCCAAGCCCTAGATATCAATCCTAATTTCTTCGAGGCTTACTTGAATCGAGGCAATGCTTGGCGTCATCTCGGAGAACACGAAAAAGCCATTGAAGATCTAAACTGCGCTTTAGCAAATAAGCCTAACAGCCACGCTATCTACAACAACCGGGGACTTGTACTTGCTAATTTAGGAAATTACGAAGAAGCAATAGAAGACTACAATCGAGCTCTATCTATCAATTCCAACAATTATAAAACCTATTACAACCGGGGGCGCGCTTACTACCTTTTGGGAGAAAAAGAGGCAGCAACGGAAAACTTTAACCAAACGCTGCGGTTGAATCCTAAATATATCAAAGCTTACATAAATCGAGGTCTCTGTTACCACCAATTAGGAGACAACACGCAGGCGATGGCAGATTACAACACTGCACTCGCCATCGATCCAAAAAATGTTTATGCCTATTATAACAGAGGTTGCGTTCGCTATAAATTAAAACAAATGCAGCTTGCCATTGAAGACTTTGACAAAGCAGTGGAACTAGATCCGAACTATGTTAAAGCTTATCTCAACCGGGGTTTAGCGCTGTATAAACTTGGAGATATTGCGGCAGCAAATAAGGATTTTTACCACGTAATGTGCATTAATGCTGAAGCTTATTTATACTACCAAGCCCAGCGGTGTACGCCTGATATTAATTCATACTTCAAGGAAGCGCCACAGGTAGAACTTAATAATGCTGCCGAATACTACAACACAACATTAAATACGATGTCAACTTCCTTAAGTTCTGCAGCATTAAACGCGGTCTGGAATCAAGAAGATTTGGAGAACAGAGACTCGATTATCTGTGAAGGTGAATTTATTAATGATTGATTTAGTCAGCAATCAGGAAGCTTGCGTACTTAATGGGCTAAAATGTTACAATAATATCCAATTATAGCACACTAAGTACGGAATATCCATAAACATTAACTGAAACTATTCCATAATGCCATTCAAGATTTTAAGTTCAGCCGTTCTCCGGCAAGGCAAACTTCAATTTCCGTTTAACACTTCAACAATTGAATCAGTAAGTTCCTGAAAGCTTGCTCTCCCAAGCCGCCCGACAGCAGCAAGGGCTAGGTTCTCTTCGATATGTTGTGGCGCTTTCATCCCTACAAGAGCACTCAGGAGGCCAGGGGCGCTGCGGGTATATTGGAGCGCCCGCTGGCAGTCTGTTCGCAAGCTTTCGCCAAAGGCAGAAGCAATCTTTTCTGGGATCTGACCGATAACCTGCGCTTCACAGATCGACCTGCTGGCGATCGCCCAAATGCCTAAGCGATCGGCAGCTTCCAATACTGAAACTTGTTCTCCTTCGATTGTTTGAGTTGGAATTAGCACCGCTTCCGGCATCCCCATATTCAAAGGAAGCTGGATAAACCGAAACCGATCCTCTTTGTTCCCAGCTACTTCTCCAGCAATGGACTTCGCACGCGCCAAATCGATATGGTTTTTTTCAGTGGGAAGTACGCGAAAAGCATTCCAAGTTGCCAGACCGTAATTGGCAATTTTTCCAGCTAAAACCGCACCTTCAAGTACCTCAAAAACCTCTCGCAACCGATTGTAAAAAGTATCGGGTTCAACTTGAGAAAGTAGCTTTTCTGGATTGTGAAGATAGTAGACATCGATTGTGTCGATGCCGAGGTTGGCGAGGCTCCAATTAAGCTGATCTTGAATGTATTCTGGGTGGATGCAGTAACGCTCCTGGGCCAAATCTGCCATGCTGACAGTAGAGTTGCTTGGCTCGACGTACTGCTGATAAAACCAGTCTACATGGTTTGGAGTTGGATGCGGAACAACGCCGCCTTTCGTACAGATAATTAGTTCATCTCTTGAGGCTTCTCCCGATTCCAGGAGACGGCGGATAGCCTTTCCAACACTCCGTTCTCCGTACTGGTAGCGATAGTTAATTGCTGAGTCAATTACATTTGCACCCCGCCGAACTGACTCAACTACAGCTTCCGCCACAAGAGAGTCAGTATACTCATCTGGTTCCCCAAGGTAGGTGCCAATTCCAATCGAGCTGGCAACGAGCGAACCAGTTTCTCGGAAGTGATCGGCTGCACAATTTTTGTTGTGCCGTTCCCTGTAACGCCGCGTTCCTTCTGGGGTAGCTCTGCCTGCGATCGCATTACTACTTCCTAACATAAAAATCTTTTGCCTTCTCTTAAATAAACTAATCAGGACTTTCGCAAGTCTAAGTGATGCTTGATTTAAAATTCTCCTCAAAGTGAGCAAGGTAGAAACGCGAGCGATCGCGCCTCTACATTTTTAGACCAGATATTTGGGAGCCTCTATTAACTGGCGATCGACGAGATAGGAAAAATAAGTCCGAAACAAACTCGCATCCGCTTGCGGGCAGATAATGTCCGTTCCAGAAAGCCCCTTCAACGCATTCTGGCAATCGAATTGCAGCGTGGCAGATTTAGCCATTTCTGCTGACGAAACTTTTTCGGAGAAAAGACCTACAAGCGGATACAACGCATTTTCTGGAGAATATCCAGCGCGATTGATTATTTCTGCTTGCCAAGTCTCAGACGAAACTCGTTTGATTGGATAACCCATTGAGCAAATCCAGCCCAGCAATTCACTCATTTGAAACGACTGAGGGTTGACTAAATGAAAAGTCTTTCCGAGCAATTCTTTTTGCCTCGAAAGATGAACGATCGCTCGGCTCACATAGTCAACAGGCGCTACATTCATCAGCTTATCGTCATCGGGCGCACATCCAAGTTGCACGCAACCAGCGATTAACCTGTACAGTAAATCGCTGGGATTGCAGGCCCCTGTTTGGCTGTCCCCAGAAATGCGGCCTGGCCTGTAAATGCTAACAGGAATCCCGCGATCGCGCGCAATCTCTACTAGCTTTTCTGCCACCCACTTAGTCTGAGTGTAAGCGCCTTTGAGACCCTCTCCCGGAGTGAGTTCATCCTCCTCTCGCACCACCTTAATCCCAGATTCTCCCATTGCCGAGAAAACGGAAATCGTAGAAATTAAATGGACTGGTTTTAGCTTACTTTGACTCGCCAATCTCAGAACTTCCTGCGTCCCCAAAACGTTAGCGGGTTTGAGAACCGAGTAGGGATAAGTAAACTTGACAAAGGCGCCATTGTGGTAAACGACATCAATTTTACTGGCTAAAACTCGGAACTGCTCCTCGGAAAGCCCCAAAAGTGGTTGAGACAAATCTCCAGCAATTGGGATAATGCGATCGCTGCTGCTTTCATCCCAAATTAAATAGGATTCGAGGCTGCTTTGAATCCGCTTTTTAGCTGATTCTGAATCGGCAGAACGGACTAGGCAATAAATTTCTGCTTGAGTTTGTTGCAAGAGGTCGCGGAGTAAAAAGGCTCCCAAAAAGCCCGTCGCCCCTGTTAAAAGAATGCAAGCTGGTTCAGTTTTTTGCTCGCTCAATGGAGTTGCAGGGCGAATTTCCGGATCTAAAACAACTTCAGCGTTAATATCGAAACTTGCAGTGCGATCGCCCGCAGAATCAGCCCCGTGCTTCACCTCAATATTCTTTGCTAAAGCAGCGATGGTAGGCGCTTCAAAGAAACGGCGCAAGGGCAATTCCTTTTGGAAAGCATCTCTCACCTTTGCTAGCAACTGAGTAATCAGTAATGAATGTCCCCCCAAATCAAAGAAATTGTCATAAATTCCCACTTTTTCCAGCCCTAGCAACTGGGCCCAAATCTCAGCAAGCATTTTCTCAATGGGAGTGCTAGGAGCGACAAAAGTATCTGCTAAATCGGCTCTCGCGGCCTCCGGCGCTGGCAGCGCCCGCCGGTCTATTTTTCCATTAGCAGTGAGGGGCAATGCTTTCAGTACGACAAAAGCAGAAGGAACCATGTAGTCGGGCAGTTTTTCTTTTAAAAATGACCGCAGCTCGTTAATAGCGATCGCTGATTCCCTCGCGGGTACAACATAGGCCACTAAGCGCTGATTCCCCGGTTCATTTTCCAGTAGCAAAACTACTGCTTGGCGCACAGCGGAATGTTGAGATAGCCCTGCTTCTATTTCCCCCAATTCAATGCGGAACCCTCGCAGTTTAACTTGGCTGTCGGCCCGCCCTAAAAACTCAATATTTCCGTCCGGCAAATACCGAGCCAAATCTCCTGTTTTATAAAGGCGATTTGAAGGTATAGCTAAGCAATTAGAAGCAAGAATGCCTTCGGGATTTCTCAAAGGGTTGAGGATGAATCTTTCTGCGGTTAATTGGGGTTGGTTTAGATAGCCGCGAGCTAAAGAAGCACCGCCAATGTATAACTCGCCGGACACGCCAATGGCAACTGGCTGCAAGTGCGAATCAAGTAAATAAATCTGCGCGTTATTGATAGGGCGACCGAGAGGAACTGTCTCAGAAATGCAATTTTTTCGGTCTTTGATGGGATAAGCCAGCACGCCTACGGTTGCTTCTGTTGGCCCGTAATGGTTGAATACTGAACATTCTGGGGCGTATTTCTGAATAGTTTCGATCAAATTCCAACTTAAGGCCTCGCCGCCAAGGATTAATCGCTTTTTCGGCAAAACCTGCGCGGGATTAGAAGCAGTTAATAAAGCTTTTAGGTGGGAGGGAACGATTTTGAGACAGTCAATGGAATGCTGCTGAAAGTAAGCAGCGATAGCCTCTGGATCGGTGGCGCGTTCCTGGGAAATTATGTGAAGGCTTCCTCCCGTACATAAAGCTGGAAAAATTACTGTATTTCCTAAGTCTGCTGCCAAGGTAGAAACGGTTGCGAAACTGCCACCTGATGGCAGGTTTAGCTGTTCCTGAATGCTGTAGAGGTAATTGACGAGCGATCGGTGTTCAATTGCCACTCCCTTTGGCGTGCCAGTGGAACCGGAAGTATAAATGATATAAGCTAAATTTTCAGGAGAGAGAGGAGGAGAGGGAGAGGGGGAGACAGAGGGAATTTCTGCGTCTAAGCAAACGATTTTTGCCTGAGTTTTTGGCAAGTTTTCGATTAGCTGTTGTTGCGTTAATAGCACTGCCACTCCGGCATCCTGCAACATCAAGGCGAGGCGCTCTTTTGGCATGGCCGGATCGAGTGGCAAGTACGCGCCGCCTGCTTTGAGAATGCCGAGCATTCCGGCGATCGCATCCACAGATCGCTCAGCACAAATTCCCACTAATCCTTCGGATTTAACTCCTAATTGTTGTAGGTAATGAGCGATTTGGTTGGCGCGGCCGTTGAGTTCCCGGTAAGTGACTTGCTGATTTTCACAGACAACCGCAAGGCGATCTGGTACGCGCTCCACTTGTTGCTCAAATAGCTGGTGAATGCACTTGTCTGTTGGGTAATCTTTCTGTGTTTGGTTGAACTCAACTAAGACTTGGCGGCGGGCGCGATCGCTCAGAATTTCCAACTCGCCGAGAGCGGTTTCTGGGTGATTAGCTGCACTTTTTATTAAGGTGTAGAATTGCTCTGCTAAACATTGGATCGCTTGTTCCCCGATCGAGGCCGGATCGTAGTGAAACTCAGCGATGAGCGCCTCCTCTCGGCGCACGCAGGAGAGTTTAACTTTGAAGCGATCGCCGCAGACATATTGCTGGTAAATCGAAAAATCTACGCCTGCCGCCGCATACTTTTCTACTTGTTCCTCGAACTCAAAACAAAATGGAAATCCAGCCGATCCGTTGATATCTTCCCGGTTGAAATATTCCTGCCATTTATAAGCCTCGCTTTGGGATTGCTGAGTTTCCTGCCAGACTTCCTGAAAGGTAAAATTTTCTTGCAGTTGGCTGCGAAGCGGTAAAAACTTGGCAAATAGACCGAGTGCTGGCTCTAATTCTTCATATTTGCGATTGTCGAAGGCGGTGCCAATAATGATTTCTGCCTTTCCCAACAGCCGCCAGAGCAACGTTTTCCAGCAAGCTAGAAAGAAAGCAGATGTTGAGGTATTGTAGCGGCGGGCGATCGCTTCTATTTCCTCTAGTAAACTCGGTTCTATTTTAACCTCAAAACAGTTTGGTTCAAAGGCATCAGAAACGCCGCTTGTTTTATTTTCAAAAGGCAATTTTAAACTGGCTAGCGCCGAGTAATCCCGCTGAGTCCAATATTTTTTGCCCTCTGCCGCCTCTTCATCCTCAATCAATTCATTCTGCCATTCCGAATATTGGACATATTGCACCACTTCGTCGGCCAGTTCCTCACCTTGCAAGCAAGCTGCATAACACTGGCTAATTTCTCGAATTAGATTTTTGATGGTGCGGGAATCGGCGCACAGGGAAGGGAGGCTGACAAGCAAAATGTGCCTGTTTGCTGATAGAGAAATTAAGGATAAGCGCCAAATTGGATTTTGTTCAAAGTTGAAAACTGAGCGCTTTTCGTTTTGAAAAATTTCAGGGACTTTAGCCGCTTGTTCTGGCGGGGTCAAGCATTCGAGATTAACGATCTGCCAGGAAATTAAGCTGCGATCGCCGATGACTTGAATCGGAAATTTAATCCCAGAACGTCGCTGAAAGCTGGTCCGCAGAATTTCGTGGCGATCGCTGACTTTTTGCAGCGCTTCTTTTAAAGCATTTGCTTGGAGATTGCCCTCGATCGAAATCGCACATTGAGCGCGATAAGCGGGACTCTCTTGTTGCAACAGCCACAGATATTTTTGTTGAGGAGAAAGCCGAAATCCATTAATTGTTTGCATTGGTTATATTGCTTTATGTTTTAGGATCGCCAGGGACTTTAGTCCAAAGCTTATAGCTCAAGTCCGCTAAAACTCACATCTTGTACCATTGTCAAGAACAGGCAAGATGCCTGTTCCACAATAAAATTCATCTCTTGTGGAACAGGCATCTTGCCTGTTCCTAAACAAGTAATTGAGAATGGTGCAACATCTCAGTTAAAACAGACTATGGGAAAGGCGTTGAAGTGGCTACTACTGGCAATTATAACTTCATACCAGAGTCAGATTTAGCCGACTTTTGCGAGAGATTAGTCAGCTTTTAAACTCTGCTTCACCGATCATTTCGCCCATCGCTACCACAATTTTGCGCGGCCCGACAAATGGATTGCGGCTGTGAGCCACCAACATATTATCTAACATTAATATGTCGCCAGATTGCCAAGGGAAACTAACGGTTGCCTGCTGATAGACGGCCTGAATTTCTGCCATTACCGAGTCTTCAATGGCAGTGCCGTCGCCGTAATAAACATTGCGAGGCAGGTTTGCTTCTCCAAAGACAGATAATAAGGAGTTGCGGACGGCGGTATCTAAGCAGGAAATGTGGTGCAAAGGAAGTTGGTTAAAAAATACCATCTCTCCAGTTTTGGGGTGCTTGGCGATCGCCGGCCTCCGCTTGCAAGTTCTGAGCTTATTTCCGTCTTTCCACTCAAATTCTATGCCCGCTTGACGGCAATATTGTTCCACCTCAGTTTTATGCGCCGTTTTGAAAAATTCTTGCCAGCTTACATCGAGTCCGTCGGTGTAATTGCGGACGTACATCAGTTGCTTTTGGGCGAATTTTTCTCGGAGTTTGGGGTCGAGCAACTGGTAAACTTTTCGGCAATCAACGATCGGGGTTTCGCCGCCTGACTGCGCGGGTTGAACGCAGAAAAACCAGATTTTCATTGGCCAGCGGTGCAGGTGCGAACTTTCGTTGTGAAAGAAGATGGTTTGGTCGGCGGGATAAGGGGTCGAACCGTAAACTTTGCCGCCGATTCCTTCGCGCGGCAAATCTCCGTACTCGCCGAACAGTTGCGGACAAATCCCCAAGGCAAACTGCTCGAAAGTAGAAACTAAGGAATCGGTGAATCCTCGAAACAAAATTGCACCGTGTTGCTGCAATTTTGTCTCGATCGCAGTTCGGTTGTGTTTCGCCCAATCAATCAGATCGACATCGCTGGCAGCGGGTTTAATGACTAGCGGGAATAGTTCCCCAGGCTGGAGAAATTCGGTTTTGATCAACTCGCCGTCTGGCAGAGTGACTACTTTTGGTTTAACGCTCTTAAACTTGCTAAAATTTAGCTTTTCGCGCTTGACTTCTTGCATGGCTTGTTGTTTTTTTTCCGCTTCCGTGAGAATTTCTAAGTTATTTAACCGAGTCTCAGGCTCCGCCACAATGCTGTTGAGTAAGGTTTCAAAACGGCCGGACATTTGCTCGATGGCGGCGGCCTCGAAAAGGTCAGTATTGTATTTCCAAGTGCCTGCAATTCCTTGCTCGGTTTCTCCTACGAAGAGAACTAAATCAAATTTGGCGAGGCCGCTGTCTTGTTCTATGGGTGTCAAAGTTAACCCGCCTAGCTCTAAAGCAGGCATGGGCATATTTTGCATGACGAATAAGACTTGAAAGAGCGGTGTTTGATTCAGGCTGCGATCGGGCCGCAATTCCTCCACCAATTTGTCGAAGGGTAAATCCTGGTGAGCGTAGGCTTTTAAGGTGACTTCGCGCACGCGATCGAGCAATTCAATGAAAGTAGGATTGCCGCCCAGATCGCCGCGCAAAAGCAAGATATTGACAAAGAAACCAATCAGAGCTTCTGTTTCCAATTGGGTGCGGTTGGCGAGGTCGGTGCCGACCACCATGTCATCCTGATTTGTCGATCGATATAGCAGCGTTTCAAGAGCAGCTAGCAACGTCATAAATAGGGTGACATTTTGTTGGCGGCTCAGCTTGTTGAGCGCTGCGGAAAGGTTTGGGGAAAGCTGGAAAGGTTGAAGGGCAGCGCGATAGGTAGAAACAGCCGCGCGCGGTTGTTTGGCAGGCAGTTGCAGCACTGGTAAGCGATCGCCTAAGTGTTGCTTCCAATAGGCAAGTTTTTGTTCTAAAACTTCCCCAGAGAGCCAGTTTCGCTGCCACACGGCATAATCGGCATATTGGATTGAAAGTTCGGGAAGTGGGGAGGGTTTGCCAGTGCAAAAAGCTTCGTAGAGGGTTGCCATTTCCCGCACGATTACCCCCAGAGACCAGCCATCTGCAATGATGTGATGGATGGTTAGCAATAAGATAGATTCTGTGTCGCCTAACTGTAGCAAATTGACGCGCATTAACGGCCAGTTTGCTAAGTCAAAAGGTTGTTGCGCTTCCTCGGCGGCGAGTCGCACAGCTTCTGCTTCTCGCTGAGATTGAGGAAAGTGCTGCAAATCTATCACTGAGAGGGCGAAAGTAGGTTCGGGAATTATCAACTGAATGGGCCGCCCTTCCACCGCGCCAAAAGTTGTCCGCAAGGCTTCGTGGCGATCGATAATTGTTTGGAAACTGCGCTCTAATGCTGTCAGGTCGATCGCACCTTTCAAGCGCACGGCTGCGGGGATATTGTAAGCCGGATCGCCCGGTTGCAACCGATCGAGAAACCACAGCCGCTGTTGGGCGAAAGAAAGGGGCAATTCTGGGCCTCGCGGTGCGCGATCGATGGGGGGTGCTTCCTGTTTTTGCTCGCTGCTGCAGATTTGGGAAATGCAATCGCTCAAACTTGCCACTGTTGGCGATTCAAATAAGACGCGCAGGGGCAATTCAATTTTAAATGCTTCTCGCAGTCGCGCGATCGCCTGAGTAGCTAAGAGCGAATGACCTCCCAATTCAAAGAAGTTATCGTGAATTCCCACTCGCTCTAAACCGAGAACTTCCGCCCAAATTTCTGCTATTAATTGCTCGTCGGGAGTTCGAGAACCGGTAAAATTGCTCTCGAATTCCGCTGTGTTTGTGTCAGGTGCTCTTAGCGATCGCCGATCGATTTTTCCGTTAGGCGTTAAAGGCATTGCTTCCAGCAGCACAAACGCTGAAGGCATCATGTACTGCGGCAGTTTTTGTTTGAGAAAGACGCGCAAGTGATTGATAAATTCTGAATGCGTAGGATCGGTGTCCCCGTGTTCGCCCCGGAGTTCTGAGTTAGCAACGATATAAGCTACTAAACGCTTGTCGCCCGGATTGTCCTCTCGAACCAGTGCGATCGCTTCTCGCACGGCTGGGTATTGGCTGAGTACCGCTTCAATTTCGCCTAATTCGATGCGAAATCCGCGAACTTTCACCTGGTGGTCGCTGCGCCCCATAAATTCAATGTTTCCATCTGGGAGATAGCGAGCCAAGTCCCCGGTTTTATAGAGGCGTTCTGAAAGAATAAACGATGAAGGATGAAGGATGAATGAAGCATGAAGTCCGCCCTCTGCAAAGGGGTTAGGAATAAACTTCTCTGCGGTCAGTTCCGGTCGGTTTAGGTAGCCTCTAGATAAGCCGGCACCGCCGATGTGCAGTTCGCCAAATACGCCAACGGGAACCGGCATTAAATAGCGGTCTAATATGAAAATTTGAGTGTTAGCAATCGGGCGACCGATGGAAACTGATTCATCTTTGCGATCGACCTGATAGAGAGTAGACCAGATAGTGGTTTCTGTAGGGCCGTATAAATTCCACACAGCAGCGCAGCGCAAAAGCAACTGATTGGCGAGGTGTCGGGGTAAAGCTTCTCCCCCGCACAGTATTTTTAATTGATTGTTTCCCTGCCATCCTGCTGCTAAAAGCATTTTCCAACTGGCTGGAGTAGCTTGCATGACTGTCGCGCCAGAATTTGTTAATGTTTCTAAAAGCTTTTCCCCGTTAGATGCCACTTCTCGGCTGGCTACAACAAGGCGAGAACCTGTTGTAATAGGCAGGAACAGTTCCAGCGCTGCAATGTCAAAAGATAAGGATGTTACTGCCAGCCAAACATCTCGGTCTGCGATCGCGAGTTGTTGGCGCATAGAACTCAAGAAGTTAACGGCAGAAGCGTGGGAAATTTGCACTCCTTTGGGTTTACCTGTTGAGCCTGAAGTATAGATGACATAGGCTAAATTGGAGGAATTTTGTAAACCCACGACTGGCTCGCCGCAGCTCGATATGCCTTCCCAATCTGCATCCAAACACACGATATAGGCGCTATTTTTGGGCAGGGTTTCTAATAGTTTTTTCTGAGTTAGTAACACAGAAATTTTCGCGTCTTCCAGCATGAATTCAAGGCGCTCTGGTGGATACGCTGGATCGAGGGGAACATACGCGCCACCGGCTTTGAGAATGCCTAGAAGCCCTACCATCATTTCTAGGGAACGCTCGACATAAATTCCCACCAAAACTTCTGGGTTGACACTGATTTTTTGCAAGTAACTTGCGAGGTTATTTGCTTTTTTGTTCAGTTCCCGGTAAGTCAGATATTCATTTTTAAAGACGACAGCGGTCGCATCCGGCGTCAGTTCTTCCTGCGCTTCAAAGAGTTCATGTATGCACTTATCCTGCGGAAAATTCGATTGAGTATTGTTCCACTCAAACAGCAGTTGCTGCTGTTCAGGTTTCGTCAAGATTGGCAAATTTGAAATGCGCTGTTCGGGATTAGCGGCAACGCTTTCTAGTAAGGTTAGAAAATGTCCGGCTATCCGCCGTGCAGTGCTAGCATCAAACAAATCTTGGCTATACTCAAGCGTTCCATTAATACCCTCTAATCCTTCCTCCAGGTCAAGCGCTAAATCTAATCTCGCCGTTTTCTGTTCTATTTCCAAACTGCTCAACCTCACTCCTGGCAATTTTATCTGCGGCGTCCGAACATTTCGCAGAGAAAACAACACCTGAAATAGCGGATTATGACTTAAATCTCGTTCTGGCTGTAGGATTTCTACCAGTTTCTCGAAGGGCAAATCCTGGTGGTTATAGGCGCCGAGAGCTACTTCTCGCACGCGACCCAGTAACTCTTTAAAAGTCGGGTTGCTCGACAGATTGGTGCGGAAAACTAAGGTGTTAGCAAATAAGCCAATTACTTCCTCGATTTCGCGTCGGTTGCGGTTAGCAATGGGGGAGCCGACTAAAATATCTTCTTGCCCGGTGTAGCGATAGAGCAATGTTTTAAACGCTGCCAGTAGGGTCATAAATAAAG of Oscillatoria nigro-viridis PCC 7112 contains these proteins:
- a CDS encoding tetratricopeptide repeat protein gives rise to the protein MNLKQFYKRGLHSAKKGNYEAAIDDFDRILQLNPADAKAYNNRGLVYYYMKDYQKAIADLSQALDINPNFFEAYLNRGNAWRHLGEHEKAIEDLNCALANKPNSHAIYNNRGLVLANLGNYEEAIEDYNRALSINSNNYKTYYNRGRAYYLLGEKEAATENFNQTLRLNPKYIKAYINRGLCYHQLGDNTQAMADYNTALAIDPKNVYAYYNRGCVRYKLKQMQLAIEDFDKAVELDPNYVKAYLNRGLALYKLGDIAAANKDFYHVMCINAEAYLYYQAQRCTPDINSYFKEAPQVELNNAAEYYNTTLNTMSTSLSSAALNAVWNQEDLENRDSIICEGEFIND
- a CDS encoding aldo/keto reductase, which translates into the protein MLGSSNAIAGRATPEGTRRYRERHNKNCAADHFRETGSLVASSIGIGTYLGEPDEYTDSLVAEAVVESVRRGANVIDSAINYRYQYGERSVGKAIRRLLESGEASRDELIICTKGGVVPHPTPNHVDWFYQQYVEPSNSTVSMADLAQERYCIHPEYIQDQLNWSLANLGIDTIDVYYLHNPEKLLSQVEPDTFYNRLREVFEVLEGAVLAGKIANYGLATWNAFRVLPTEKNHIDLARAKSIAGEVAGNKEDRFRFIQLPLNMGMPEAVLIPTQTIEGEQVSVLEAADRLGIWAIASRSICEAQVIGQIPEKIASAFGESLRTDCQRALQYTRSAPGLLSALVGMKAPQHIEENLALAAVGRLGRASFQELTDSIVEVLNGN
- a CDS encoding non-ribosomal peptide synthetase family protein, translated to MQTINGFRLSPQQKYLWLLQQESPAYRAQCAISIEGNLQANALKEALQKVSDRHEILRTSFQRRSGIKFPIQVIGDRSLISWQIVNLECLTPPEQAAKVPEIFQNEKRSVFNFEQNPIWRLSLISLSANRHILLVSLPSLCADSRTIKNLIREISQCYAACLQGEELADEVVQYVQYSEWQNELIEDEEAAEGKKYWTQRDYSALASLKLPFENKTSGVSDAFEPNCFEVKIEPSLLEEIEAIARRYNTSTSAFFLACWKTLLWRLLGKAEIIIGTAFDNRKYEELEPALGLFAKFLPLRSQLQENFTFQEVWQETQQSQSEAYKWQEYFNREDINGSAGFPFCFEFEEQVEKYAAAGVDFSIYQQYVCGDRFKVKLSCVRREEALIAEFHYDPASIGEQAIQCLAEQFYTLIKSAANHPETALGELEILSDRARRQVLVEFNQTQKDYPTDKCIHQLFEQQVERVPDRLAVVCENQQVTYRELNGRANQIAHYLQQLGVKSEGLVGICAERSVDAIAGMLGILKAGGAYLPLDPAMPKERLALMLQDAGVAVLLTQQQLIENLPKTQAKIVCLDAEIPSVSPSPSPPLSPENLAYIIYTSGSTGTPKGVAIEHRSLVNYLYSIQEQLNLPSGGSFATVSTLAADLGNTVIFPALCTGGSLHIISQERATDPEAIAAYFQQHSIDCLKIVPSHLKALLTASNPAQVLPKKRLILGGEALSWNLIETIQKYAPECSVFNHYGPTEATVGVLAYPIKDRKNCISETVPLGRPINNAQIYLLDSHLQPVAIGVSGELYIGGASLARGYLNQPQLTAERFILNPLRNPEGILASNCLAIPSNRLYKTGDLARYLPDGNIEFLGRADSQVKLRGFRIELGEIEAGLSQHSAVRQAVVLLLENEPGNQRLVAYVVPARESAIAINELRSFLKEKLPDYMVPSAFVVLKALPLTANGKIDRRALPAPEAARADLADTFVAPSTPIEKMLAEIWAQLLGLEKVGIYDNFFDLGGHSLLITQLLAKVRDAFQKELPLRRFFEAPTIAALAKNIEVKHGADSAGDRTASFDINAEVVLDPEIRPATPLSEQKTEPACILLTGATGFLGAFLLRDLLQQTQAEIYCLVRSADSESAKKRIQSSLESYLIWDESSSDRIIPIAGDLSQPLLGLSEEQFRVLASKIDVVYHNGAFVKFTYPYSVLKPANVLGTQEVLRLASQSKLKPVHLISTISVFSAMGESGIKVVREEDELTPGEGLKGAYTQTKWVAEKLVEIARDRGIPVSIYRPGRISGDSQTGACNPSDLLYRLIAGCVQLGCAPDDDKLMNVAPVDYVSRAIVHLSRQKELLGKTFHLVNPQSFQMSELLGWICSMGYPIKRVSSETWQAEIINRAGYSPENALYPLVGLFSEKVSSAEMAKSATLQFDCQNALKGLSGTDIICPQADASLFRTYFSYLVDRQLIEAPKYLV